gagctattttatttttattttaatataaaaataaagacttaaatTATTTATCTTAACCTACAAATACAAGATTTAATATGGAGCTAGAAGCGGAAGCTCTGCCAAAGGTCTTACATCAGTGTTCTGTTTCCGGTCAATGGTCCCTTCTGATCGGTACTGAAGTTTATGGCTTGTGAGGAATTAcataaagaatttttttttcaacaaaaatgtGAATTAGGAAGAGTTGGTCGACGAAATATGAATCGGCGACTAAATCTTGATATACATCAAAACAATACATTCTTATTACTATGAGATGTATTGGGCTCTACGGATCATTTGATTGGAATGAAATTTGGAATGGGTATTCTTTTCCTATGAAAGAACTTTTAATAATAGAATCCTCGTAAAAATAAATGAGTATTCTATTATCAAAAGTAGAGTATTCTTGCAATAGGACTTATAACCTCTACccattttattcaaaattcaCAAATAAATTGGTTTAGGACCGGTAAATTGTACCTAAAAAGCCTTTGAGATGTTGACTGTTACTGATGTGGGACACATTTCTGATGCCAGAAGCCCAGGGTAGCTTGCGTTACCTCTGAATGATGACTTCAGTTATGTAAGTGAACATTATGAACTATGATTTCAATTATGTTAGTGAAATTATGAACTATGAAGGCATAGTTCCGCTAGGAAAGCGAGAGTTTTCCCCTCTACTTTCCCCAATTCGTATGGGAGTTAAACTGTTTTCTTGTGAAATTGAACATGCACTTGTCAAAGTGCCTAAAGGTTTTGGTCGGTGAtagaagagaagatgaggacGGAGATGTTTCCGTATGATAGGATGTGTTGTCAGCTTCGCAGTTTGCAAAGCGAGATGATGAGGAAGCAACGGCGGGGAGCATCTCGCTTTCTTCGCATCGTGCTGTTGGCTTTGGCGCAAACCGCAACATGTTCCCTTGCCTTTCAGGGGCGCCTTTTCAACGGACtgtccttttctttctcctgtGTCTCCACCCCGGGCTGGAACTTTCTCAAGCTGAAATGTCAAGACTCTAGATCGAAGTGGACAAGCAGACTACCTACAGGAGAGTTTTGAGCTTTGAGCGCGCCCACACGCATACACACTTCACTGAAATTGGTTTCAGGTTTATTCAAAGGACTCATCTGAATATGTTGCATGCAGTGTTGAAATTCTCCTTCACAGCATGCATTTGATCATCATGACTTTGAAGGTGTTGCTTCCCACTAGCATGCGTGCATCATATTTTGGAGCTTAATTAGAACCTCGATCCCTTCTCAATTGGgtgaaaagaacaaaaaatgcACATCAGCTTTTACACCATACACTGTAATGTTCCTGAAAAATAAGTAGGCCTGGACAGATGACATAATAGTACGGAGCAACAACCAGCACACATATGGTAGAGATGCCTCTGTGAATCAGCAAAGACAGGATTTAACAAAGTTATCAACGTTTTATTGTGACAAGGGCGCAGTTAGGATCGAATGCCGACAAATTACAGGGTTTCCCTGGGTTTCTCTTACATGATGACACATCTAAGAGAGAGCCCTTTCTGATCAACTCTTTGGTCTTCGTTACCTGCAGGAAGACAAGTAGATTAAGAACCAGAGATGATTTAATCAGAGAAAACTCAcctgttaggaatagcaacttgtattctctAGGGATCCTGAACTCTGGCAAAGAACCCCTTTTACTCTGGGGATATTACACACAGGAAAATTGCTTGTTTGCCACCAAGTTGATTGTGTTTCGAAGAATTACCACCCTTTAGTTTTGCTTCGACAGATTGCCATCAAAGTGGATTTTTGGCTCCTGgctttttaattcattttcaCATGTTTTACTCTGTACCGGCCACCGAAAATGTCTGTTTTGCCCCTGACCCAATTGAAGCAGACCAGAGACGGTCTCCACAGCTGATTGAACCAGATCCCCATCGTCTGCTCTCTCAAAACTCACGGCAGATCAAGCTCCTCCCCACGCAATTGGGGAGTAGAGGGCGGCCTGCCCCGCTCTCTACTTGCTTCAATTGGGTCAGGGGAAAAACAGACATTTCTGGTGGCCGGTACAGGGTAAAACATGTGAAAAAACGAGTTAAAAAGCCAGGAATGGCAAATCGGCAACCCAAAAATCCACTTTGATGGTAATCTGTCAAAGAAAAACTAAAGGGTGGCAATTCTTCGAAACACAATCAAATTGGTGGGCAAACAAGCAATTTTCCCATTAGACAGAGCAATACATATATCTAACATCACCAACATGGAAGAGtttcataattaattaacaAATACTAACTACAGCACATAATAAAAAATTGCTGATAAACatgcccaaaaaaaaaaaaaaacagcagttGTTGGTTATAGAAAACTTCAAGCAGGGATGCTTGCAGTCATTTCAAAGAAGCAAATTATGTTGTGGCTTGACAAGCTACTGTTGGCAAGGGATTTCAGATTTTCAAGATCGCTTCCACCAATTAGCTACAATTTGATATCATTCCCTGTATATCAGTTACTGAAGCAATGAAAAGGAAAATACCTTCATGAGGCTGGTGCAGCCTGCGATTCTGAGGAGCTGACATCTCCTTTTTTAAGCTTGTTAGGATGTCCTCCATTGTATGCTCCCTTTGCCAATTCCCAAGCATGGGAAACAGACCTGGTTCAACCTATAAAGCTGCTAGTTAAGTACTAGGCCATCATTCATAAACTGCCTCAGAAGTTGGCACAGATGAAAATAAATGCATCAGTACCAATCCAGTTTCTCGATTCACACATGTCATATTGATTCGAGACTGAAATCGAACAGCCGGTGGTTTATCTGGATAATCTGTATCACAGAACAGCTTCAATTGATAGATTTTTCCCTCGTGAACAGTCTGCAAAAAATCGAGTAACTCCTCTGGTTTTAGCATAGTAGTATAATACTAAAGCAAATGCAATCTGTATCTAGTTATTGATATTTCTGCGGCATACATTGGGAGGACCAATTATAGTTCCTGTCCAGGACCGCATATATATGTCATCAGTGTCATCCATCCCATAGCTCACCGTTCCATCACCAATGCCTTTTTCACCTCGCTCAAGCTCTTCTAGCAGTCTAAAGTTTCTGGGAACTGAAGATGAAACACTTAGTACAACAAAGTATGTACTAAATTATTATTAGCAACTCGTTTAGAAGCTATTAAATCCAAATGCATCGTTCTTATAAGTGAAATAAAATAGCGATAAAATTTCATAATTCAGCTACTCATGAGACTTGGAATTTCCAAAACAATTCATATTTTAGATTTCTGTAAATTAGAGTATATAGCAGAtatcgatgcattatctatgtAAGTACCAGAAGTATTTACGGTAAAAAAAAGTAGCAGAAGTATTCCAGTGTTTTTTTAGCAATGCGGTGCCATAAATAACATGCACCAAACAATGGTTTAACTTGCTAATGCAAGAAGGCTGTGTGGACCACAAGATACATGATCTGGAGGCAGTAGAGCTAGACAACATTCCTTCCTTTGTTCAACTATTTTCTAAGCATACCTTCGTGAGAGCTAAGTGACGGTCAGTAGCATAAATACCACGCTTTATATTAGGAGCAATATAGAAGAGATTTTGGTCAGATTGTAAACAGGTGGCAGATGGTCCATCTTCTTCAGCCCAAGTAACACCTGTAGCTACTCTAAAATGGAGATGAAGGATCAACTATATAATTCCCAATCAACTTATTAAGTGCACACTGAACAATCCCAGCCttcctacaactattttgacacttGAAGTGTGATTGGCCATGCAGAAACTGATTAGTTGGGGCAGTGGGGCTTTGTAACAGCCCAAGTTTTGTAATCCAAagtttttctcaaaaaataaatggaacaaaatttgcaaagaAAATGGAGTAAAGAAAAAGCCGGaaatagaaaaagagagagaaagaaatcccATCCAggctcccctccctctctttctccctcaccCTTTCAGCGGCCCAGCCCGTTCCGGAGAGAACCAGCCCGTCCCCCCTCTCAATCCATCTCCCTCCCTACCGGGtcaacctccctccctctccctcacccgGCCCGACCCAATCTCCCCCTCCCCGTTCGGGCAAACCCACTCGCGCACGAGGCTGCTCCCACGTGCGCCTTGGCCCGAGTCGCTTGGCTCGTTCCCCCCCAAGCCGCGCCGGCCCGCACACGCGCTCGTGCCGcgtcgcctctctctctctgcgtgTGAGCCCTGGCTATCAggttcttcttccacctcccgcCGCTACCCTTCCTTATATCGCGCCCGACAATCGCGTCGATCTCGCGCCCACCAAAGGAAGGACAGCACCGCGCAACCACATATATGGAAAACCACGACCAAGGAAGAAAGGGAGGACCAATCAATCGGAGGAATCGAAGCTCGGAGCATGGGAACCCCTTGCGAAATCACCGCTAAACCCGAAAGCCTAGCCCGATGCCATCCCCCGTGCCTATATAAGCCCCCTAGGATCTCCCCATTGGCATCCCATGGCCTCCCGCGccctttcccctctctctcaagcgaGAGCGCCGCCCAAGAGCTCTACcaccgagcttccgccgccgccaAGTCGCTAGCCCGCTCCGCCGCCCCCTGACGCTAACATGACCCCAAAATGGGTTTGCTGTCACCCCTAAGTGCTTCACCACTGCTCGCTGTCGACGTCCACGCTGCGCAGCGCCTCTCCAAGCCTTCTCCGGCGAAGCTACATCATCCTGAGCCTTTGCTGCGATCGCCATGATATGATGAGCCACCCTGACACCGATGTGTCCCCCAGACCGGCTCGCCGTCGCCTTCGCATCATCTTCTGCC
The nucleotide sequence above comes from Phragmites australis chromosome 4, lpPhrAust1.1, whole genome shotgun sequence. Encoded proteins:
- the LOC133915600 gene encoding ubiquitin-conjugating enzyme E2 variant 1C-like, encoding MGSEESSAGVVVPRNFRLLEELERGEKGIGDGTVSYGMDDTDDIYMRSWTGTIIGPPNTVHEGKIYQLKLFCDTDYPDKPPAVRFQSRINMTCVNRETGLVEPGLFPMLGNWQREHTMEDILTSLKKEMSAPQNRRLHQPHEGNEDQRVDQKGLSLRCVIM